In Aedes albopictus strain Foshan chromosome 3, AalbF5, whole genome shotgun sequence, the following are encoded in one genomic region:
- the LOC134290751 gene encoding uncharacterized protein LOC134290751: MVPPCLKIRNDIKIDNEASKRELEKIMFKHRIRLLSLLISDTKRTMASLRQTKQNMNRKIDEDFDQPDAERIRKMVKEKTATIFEKVRARERRKVSSMKTRQVMQMNNEAEWIVNTTTVEIPDYVERTLMLGPNFNIEDKGDVPYVELVASIEKSIQRKENADEIRSEVSNAMINHIHYHRQPRHPPEEWIQKEVSKSRKFLKENPNLVVTKADKGSKTVIMDLNEYQTKMQDLLNDGTTYKRMTTNPTNRVLKKMNSFIDEWHRKGYIDFRTQRRLKDSSCNPPRIYGLPKIHKENRPLRPVVSTIGSATYNMARFLADVIGKVVGKTVFHVRNSFDFAEEITGVQTSEEEVLFSLDVVSLYTNVPVDYALRCLEERWPEIEQHTNIDKDSFVDAVKVVLESTFFVYQANVYAQTFGVPMGSPLSPVIANIVMEKLEQECMVKLEEKQIRMRVYKRYVDDCLCVARKDQIQTIVEVFNEFHERLQFTVQEEVDAKIKFLDMMLERENNKITTSWLPKQANGRYLDFTSKSPFQHKQNTAIALIDRAIKLSCGEKREEALNQATRILVKNNYPTWFVHRVRKQRVHKHYNSLDTETGPDQHAKYVSAPYVPCLSEKLRKILRRNDVVLASRPQNKIKHKIFSKMKDPIPPGKQRNVVYSIPCGANDGKVYVGQTKRMLEVRMAEHKNDCKKRNPKSGLAVHNMEEGHSFNFEKTAVIERIEDPETRIIAEVFHIKKMGEKQTVNLQRECGNFNSTYNGLLARLPTRSNTRMGRRPNTNDDEANDETGDVGR; this comes from the coding sequence ATGGTTCCACCTTGTCTCAAGATCAGAAACGACATAAAAATAGACAACGAAGCGTCGAAGCGAGAACTTGAGAAGATCATGTTCAAGCACCGTATCCGTCTTCTGAGCCTATTGATCTCCGATACGAAACGTACAATGGCTAGCTTGAGACAAACGAAGCAGAACATGAACCGTAAGATAGACGAAGACTTCGATCAACCCGACGCAGAAAGGATACGCAAGATGGTGAAAGAGAAAACTGCTACGATCTTCGAGAAGGTTAGAGCGAGAGAGAGACGGAAAGTATCCAGTATGAAAACAAGGCAGGTAATGCAAATGAACAACGAAGCTGAATGGATAGTGAACACTACGACTGTGGAAATCCCGGACTATGTGGAACGAACACTCATGCTGGGCCCAAATTTCAACATAGAAGACAAAGGGGATGTTCCATACGTGGAGTTGGTTGCGAGCATCGAGAAAAGCATTCAGAGAAAAGAAAATGCGGATGAAATCAGGTCGGAAGTGTCCAACGCGATGATAAACCATATCCACTATCATCGGCAACCTCGCCACCCACCAGAGGAGTGGATCCAGAAGGAAGTTTCCAAAAGTaggaagtttttgaaagaaaaccCAAACCTGGTGGTAACAAAAGCGGATAAGGGGAGCAAAACGGTCATCATGGAtctaaacgagtaccaaaccaaGATGCAGGATCTTCTCAACGACGGAACCACGTACAAAAGGATGACTACGAATCCGACGAACAGAGTTCTCAAGAAAATGAACAGTTTTATCGATGAATGGCACAGAAAGGGCTACATTGATTTCCGCACACAACGGAGATTAAAAGATTCGAGCTGCAATCCACCAAGAATCTACGGATTACCAAAGATTCACAAAGAGAACCGTCCGCTCCGGCCGGTGGTGTCAACTATAGGAtcggcaacatacaacatggctCGATTCCTGGCGGACGTAATCGGAAAAGTGGTTGGAAAAACAGTTTTCCACGTACGCAACAGCTTCGATTTTgcggaagaaatcacaggagtccAGACAAGTGAAGAAGAGGTATTGTTTTCGCTGGATGTGGTCTCGCTCTACACGAACGTACCAGTGGACTACGCGCTGAGGTGTCTGGAGGAAAGGTGGCCCGAAATAGAACAGCACACGAACATCGATAAAGATAGCTTCGTCGATGCAGTAAAGGTGGTCCTAGAATCAACTTTTTTCGTCTACCAAGCCAACGTTTACGCGCAAACGTTTGGCGTTCCAATGGGATCACCACTATCCCCGGTGATTGCAAATATCGTCATGGAAAAGTTGGAACAGGAGTGCATGGTGAAACTGGAGGAGAAGCAAATACGCATGAGAGTATACAAGCGTTATGTGGACGACTGCTTGTGCGTAGCCAGAAAAGACCAAATTCAAACGATCGTGGAAGTATTCAACGAGTTTCACGAACGTTTGCAATTCACGGTGCAAGAAGAAGTTGATGCGAAAATCAAATTTCTCGACATGATGTTGGAAcgagaaaataataaaataacaaCATCCTGGCTTCCCAAACAAGCCAACGGAAGATATTTGGATTTCACATCCAAAAGTCCGTTCCAGCACAAACAAAACACCGCGATCGCGCTAATAGATCGCGCAATAAAATTGTCGTGCGGCGAGAAACGAGAAGAAGCTCTGAACCAAGCCACGCGGATCCTGGTGAAGAACAACTACCCAACGTGGTTCGTGCACAGGGTGAGAAAACAACGCGTCCACAAGCATTACAACTCACTTGACACGGAAACCGGACCAGATCAACACGCAAAGTATGTGTCTGCTCCCTATGTACCATGCTTGAgtgaaaaattgaggaaaatactGCGGCGCAATGACGTGGTATTAGCGTCCAGaccccaaaataaaataaaacacaaaatctTTAGCAAGATGAAGGACCCAATACCACCAGGGAAGCAGAGAAATGTGGTGTATTCCATACCATGCGGCGCGAACGACGGGAAGGTATACGTAGGCCAGACGAAACGAATGCTGGAGGTGAGGATGGCCGAGCACAAAAACGATTGCAAAAAACGGAATCCGAAATCTGGCTTAGCTGTGCACAATATGGAAGAAGGGCATTCGTTTAACTTCGAGAAAACAGCAGTGATAGAACGCATTGAGGACCCGGAGACCAGGATTATCGCAGAGGTATTCCACATTAAAAAGATGGGAGAAAAACAAACGGTCAATCTACAACGTGAGTGTGGCAACTTTAATTCCACATACAATGGACTATTGGCCCGACTACCTACACGATCCAATACACGAATGGGAAGACGACCGAACACAAACGATGACGAAGCTAATGACGAAACGGGCGATGTTGGACGTTGA
- the LOC134290752 gene encoding uncharacterized protein LOC134290752: MGSPLSPVIANIVMEKLEQECMVKLEEKQIRMRVYKRYVDDCLCVARKDQIQTIVEVFNEFHERLQFTVEEEVDAKIKFLDMMLERENNKITTSWLPKQANGRYLDFTSKSPFQHKQNTAIALIDRAIKLSCGEKREEALNQATRILVKNNYPTWFVHRLKAYSLTNQTSLLYRGPKLVRSCDNNL; encoded by the exons ATGGGATCACCACTATCCCCGGTGATTGCAAATATCGTCATGGAAAAGTTGGAACAGGAGTGCATGGTGAAACTGGAGGAGAAGCAAATACGCATGAGAGTATACAAGCGTTATGTGGACGACTGCTTGTGCGTAGCCAGAAAAGACCAAATTCAAACGATCGTGGAAGTATTCAACGAGTTTCACGAACGTTTGCAATTCACGGTGGAAGAAGAAGTTGATGCGAAAATCAAATTTCTCGACATGATGTTGGAAcgagaaaataataaaataacaaCATCCTGGCTTCCCAAACAAGCCAACGGAAGATATTTGGATTTCACATCCAAAAGTCCGTTCCAGCACAAACAAAACACCGCGATCGCGCTAATAGATCGCGCAATAAAATTGTCGTGCGGCGAGAAACGAGAAGAAGCTCTGAACCAAGCCACGCGGATCCTGGTGAAGAACAACTACCCAACGTGGTTCGTGCACAGG cttaaagctTACTCCCTAACGAACCAAACGAGTTTGCTCTATAGAGGTCCGAAACTGGTCCGCTCCTGTGACAACAATCTTTAA
- the LOC134290753 gene encoding uncharacterized protein LOC134290753 — protein MVQCDGCSRWYHFSCAGVGDSIEADDRSYRCALCRPRGSRTSSSIRSTPSTSASAREAKLQLEMQQLAEEKELQAKLMAEKAKLEKEFLERKYKLLHAQLDEDARASSRASVQSGVSLPGSDDIVRDWIHNHQAILSAKSGKVNPTGLTSQAGGHVVATESIPVSSTAQDSLNLASISAAVDNEGRSRQVVIQPVMKIIDDVISPISTVCQGGFTSVANPALPRTPLQQSTPRTCSVSQTHIPATQPTVLRQTDINPSQRVGPAATTSGGYQQPVDRPAAMHPPAGQYVPYAPPISTMVSTISSEVFARGSAEPNAQYYTRPPNTLPSMLGQLGQSQTRRNEPVVYSGFDSNFLSRNQPPCLSNPLVSQNVPYSASHSQSVPISQPWDNPYPPLRPSVVSVSSYQGPIPAVPNPQLQYEMSQLSFGPNPQQLAARHVVPKDLPCFTGDPIEWPIFWSSYKTSTEMCGYNDSENLMRLQRSLKGDARKAVSSFLLHPSNVPEIINSLQVLYGRPEAIVNSLLAEVRATPAPRPEKLETIINFGLAVRNFCTHLVSTGQHMHLTNPILIEELVEKLPANIKLDWAMHKQRVPYADLRAFADYMNVIVTAASSVTPVLTKSEKPKGKVEIHTVNTRKDKVINKSTVEPSNQAGTERPCVVCQNTGHKPKDCSTFKSKTLEDKWKAAQEVNLCRRCLYPHGKWPCKASNCGVNGCQQRHHRLLHPGDPREPRAEASTQSSSVISVHQQQHTVLFRIIPVILYANGRSVSTFAFLDGGSDSTLVERSLAEALGVEGPISPLCMQWTNGVKRVEDESQQIQLNISGQSADKQFTLRRVQTVDGLELPRQSVNFAEMRSKFPYMRGLPVQSYNDAVPGILIGLDNTRLKTTLKLREGREDEPVVAKTRLGWVIYGRSGKDVEIPLQRVHHICSKSRDEDLHELVKSFFSMESVGIAVNEVKESAEDKRAQQILQATTKRTETGRFETGLLWKFDHIEFPNSRPMAERRLQCLERRLLKSPSLYANVRQQIAEYITKGYAHKAVQREMDEMDPKRTWFLPLGVVVNPKKPEKVRVVWDAAASVEGVSLNSVLLKGPDLLTPLQAVLCRYRQREIAISGDIMEMFHQVLIRREDRAAQWFMWRDSPSDPIEVYIMDVATFGSTCSPSSTQYVKNQNAEEYAAEFPEASEAIKENHYVDDFLDSVDTIAEAVELALGVKKVHEKAGFLIRHWMSNSTEVLERIGEQNTQLIKSFTMDKGSNLERVLGMVWRPQEDMFVLSLTSREDLRRLLDGSTVPTKRQLLSLVMSVFDPLGMVAPFVVHGKSIVQDVWRSGINWDERLPADIVPRWEQYVKLLRKLDTVRIPRCYFPGYHPEAYNSNELHIFVDASSAAYAAAAYFRIVDKGEIRCCLVSARTKVAPIKLLSVPRLELQAAVIGTRLMKSVLSNHTVPVNRTVLWSDSSTVLNWLRSDPRNYKQFVAFRVTEILDETEISNWRKVPTRLNVADEATKWGHGPCFDEHSRWFKGPEFLYKPECDWPADAIEPTTTEELRAVHVLQQIPALPVIEFERFSKWERLIRTVAFVLRFGDKQMYRDKSGPLSSEELKRAETVIFRLIQGTEYLEELNILRKNDAAQPEQHKQVQKSSRIFKLSPFLDPTGVIRMRSRIAAAECIPSEGKFPVILPKDHHATKLIINWYHRKYRHANNETVVNEIRQRYHVSELRTTVKKVASNCNWCKVYKSKPQIPPMGPLPSARLTPYTRAFTFTGLDYFGPISVRRGRGCVKRWVALFTCLGTRAVHLEIVHSLSAESCKMAIRRFIARRGSPQEIYSDQGTNFQGASAELKQQMEITNRDLSETFTNAETQWKMNPPYAPHMGGIWERLVRSVKTGLAHMELPRNPEEETLVTALAEVESMVNSRPLTYLPIDSEESAALTPNHFLLLNSSGVVQPSVRPTEESEVLRSNWKHVQIMLDRFWVRWIREYLPVIARQPKWFGEAKSIKVGDLVIVVNEGVRNSWIRGRITRVFPGRDGRVRSADVQTTAGILRRPATKLAILEVATEESTA, from the coding sequence ATGGTCCAGTGCGATGGGTGTAGCCGGTGGTATCACTTTTCGTGTGCTGGTGTCGGCGATAGTATCGAAGCAGATGATCGAAGCTATCGATGCGCTTTATGCCGACCACGGGGTTCCCGTACGTCGTCGTCGATACGGTCAACACCGTCGACTAGTGCAAGTGCGAGAGAAGCCAAGTTGCAATTGGAGATGCAGCAGTTAGCAGAGGAGAAGGAACTTCAGGCGAAGTTAATGGCAGAGAAGGCCAAGTTggagaaggagttcttggagcggAAGTACAAGTTGCTCCATGCGCAGTTGGATGAGGATGCAAGGGCAAGTTCGAGAGCAAGTGTACAAAGCGGTGTCAGTTTACCCGGTAGCGACGACATTGTTCGAGACTGGATTCATAACCACCAAGCGATCCTGAGTGCCAAATCTGGGAAAGTTAATCCCACTGGACTCACATCGCAGGCGGGTGGCCACGTTGTAGCAACAGAATCCATACCGGTCTCAAGTACCGCGCAGGACAGCTTGAATTTAGCCTCAATCTCTGCGGCAGTTGACAACGAAGGGAGATCCAGGCAGGTCGTCATTCAACCTGTTATGAAAATTATCGACGACGTCATCTCTCCTATTTCGACCGTATGCCAAGGAGGGTTCACCAGCGTAGCCAATCCCGCTTTGCCACGAACACCCCTGCAGCAATCAACACCCAGGACATGCTCCGTTTCGCAGACGCACATTCCAGCAACACAGCCGACAGTATTGCGGCAAACTGATATCAACCCGAGTCAGCGTGTGGGGCCTGCAGCAACAACATCAGGAGGATACCAACAACCTGTCGACAGACCGGCAGCGATGCACCCTCCAGCAGGTCAGTACGTTCCGTATGCACCCCCAATTTCGACTATGGTGAGTACTATCAGTTCAGAAGTCTTCGCCAGAGGAAGCGCAGAACCTAACGCGCAATACTATACCCGACCACCAAACACATTACCGTCAATGCTAGGGCAGTTAGGGCAATCTCAAACACGTAGGAACGAGCCAGTGGTGTACTCTGGTTTCGACAGTAATTTCTTAAGCAGAAATCAGCCTCCGTGTCTTTCGAACCCCCTAGTGTCACAAAACGTTCCCTACTCTGCTTCTCATTCACAATCTGTACCAATATCACAACCATGGGACAATCCTTATCCGCCACTTCGTCCTTCTGTAGTAAGTGTCTCCAGCTACCAAGGACCAATACCAGCTGTGCCGAATCCACAGTTGCAGTACGAGATGTCTCAACTATCGTTCGGCCCTAACCCGCAGCAATTGGCAGCACGTCATGTAGTTCCGAAAGACTTACCGTGTTTCACCGGTGACCCAATCGAGTGGCCGATATTCTGGAGTAgctacaaaacgtcaacagagatgTGCGGATACAACGATTCTGAAAATCTGATGCGATTACAACGGAGCTTGAAGGGGGATGCGAGGAAAGCAGTGAGCAGTTTTCTCCTGCATCCGTCGAACGTTCCTGAGATAATCAACTCGCTGCAAGTGCTGTATGGGCGTCCTGAGGCCATCGTCAATTCCCTGTTGGCTGAGGTGCGGGCAACGCCAGCTCCGCGGCCGGAGAAACTTGAAACGATCATCAACTTCGGTTTGGCGGTCCGCAATTTTTGTACACATCTAGTGTCTACCGGACAGCATATGCATTTGACAAACCCGATATTGATTGAGGAGCTAGTGGAAAAACTTCCAGCCAACATCAAGCTGGATTGGGCAATGCATAAGCAACGGGTACCTTATGCAGATTTGAGAGCCTTCGCCGACTACATGAATGTCATCGTAACGGCAGCGAGTAGTGTCACGCCCGTTCTCACGAAATCCGAAAAACCGAAAGGAAAGGTCGAGATACATACGGTGAACACACGCAAGGACAAGGTAATCAACAAGAGCACAGTAGAGCCTTCCAACCAAGCCGGAACTGAGCGTCCTTGTGTGGTGTGTCAAAATACGGGACATAAACCGAAAGACTGCAGCACCTTCAAGTCGAAGACGTTGGAGGACAAGTGGAAAGCGGCACAAGAAGTAAATCTGTGTAGACGATGCTTGTATCCGCATGGTAAATGGCCGTGCAAGGCATCGAACTGCGGAGTAAATGGCTGTCAACAACGGCATCATCGGTTGCTCCACCCAGGCGATCCTAGAGAACCAAGAGCTGAGGCCTCAACTCAAAGTTCCAGCGTCATCTCTGTTCATCAGCAGCAACACACAGTTCTTTTTCGTATCATCCCAGTAATCCTCTACGCTAATGGTAGGTCAGTTTCAACCTTCGCTTTCTTGGACGGTGGGTCTGATTCAACCCTGGTGGAACGATCTTTGGCTGAAGCGTTAGGCGTAGAAGGTCCAATCTCTCCACTGTGTATGCAGTGGACCAACGGGGTGAAGCGTGTGGAGGACGAATCGCAGCAAATCCAACTAAATATCTCGGGACAGTCCGCGGACAAGCAGTTCACCCTACGAAGAGTGCAAACCGTCGACGGATTAGAACTTCCGAGGCAGTCCGTGAACTTCGCGGAGATGAGAAGTAAATTTCCGTACATGAGGGGCCTACCGGTCCAAAGCTACAACGATGCCGTTCCAGGCATACTCATCGGGTTGGACAACACTAGGTTGAAAACTACATTGAAGCTGCGGGAAGGACGTGAAGACGAACCAGTAGTTGCCAAAACAAGACTGGGCTGGGTAATATACGGTCGATCTGGGAAAGATGTCGAGATCCCATTGCAGCGTGTTCACCATATCTGTTCTAAATCACGCGACGAAGACCTTCACGAATTAGTAAAAAGCTTCTTTTCTATGGAAAGCGTCGGCATTGCGGTGAACGAGGTGAAGGAATCAGCAGAGGATAAGCGAGCTCAACAGATTCTTCAAGCAACCACGAAGCGGACGGAAACTGGTCGATTTGAAACGGGGCTTCTATGGAAATTcgaccacattgagtttcctaaCAGCCGCCCCATGGCCGAACGGAGATTGCAATGTCTGGAACGTCGCCTTCTCAAATCTCCTTCATTGTACGCCAACGTAAGGCAGCAGATAGCGGAATACATTACCAAAGGCTACGCGCACAAAGCAGTTCAACGAGAGATGGATGAGATGGATCCGAAGCGAACGTGGTTTCTGCCATTGGGCGTTGTAGTGAATCCTAAAAAACCCGAAAAAGTCAGGGTTGTTTGGGACGCCGCTGCTTCGGTAGAAGGCGTATCATTGAACTCCGTTTTGCTTAAAGGCCCGGATCTGCTCACACCTTTGCAAGCAGTCTTGTGCAGATATCGACAAAGGGAAATTGCCATAAGTGGCGATATTATGGAAATGTTCCACCAAGTGCTTATCAGGCGAGAAGATCGTGCAGCTCAGTGGTTCATGTGGCGGGACAGCCCATCCGATCCAATTGAGGTCTACATTATGGACGTTGCTACGTTTGGATCAACGTGTTCCCCGAGCTCAACGCAGTATGTGAAGAACCAAAATGCGGAGGAATATGCGGCGGAGTTCCCGGAAGCTTCTGAGGCGATAAAGGAAAATCATTATGTGGACGACTTCCTCGACAGTGTCGACACGATTGCAGAAGCAGTGGAGCTAGCGCTTGGCGTCAAAAAAGTTCACGAAAAGGCTGGATTTCTTATTCGACATTGGATGTCGAATTCTACGGAAGTGCTGGAGCGGATTGGAGAGCAGAATACGCAGTTAATCAAAAGCTTCACAATGGATAAGGGCAGCAACCTGGAACGGGTGTTGGGAATGGTTTGGCGACCACAAGAGGATATGTTTGTTCTCTCCCTAACTTCTCGAGAAGACCTGCGACGTCTATTAGATGGATCTACTGTACCAACTAAACGCCAACTCCTCAGCTTGGTAATGAGCGTGTTCGACCCGTTGGGGATGGTGGCTCCGTTTGTGGTGCACGGCAAGTCAATAGTGCAAGACGTGTGGAGATCCGGAATCAACTGGGATGAGCGACTTCCTGCGGATATCGTACCTCGATGGGAGCAGTATGTCAAGTTACTTCGAAAACTGGACACGGTGAGGATACCCAGGTGCTACTTTCCAGGCTATCACCCAGAAGCAtataactcaaatgagttgcatatatTTGTGGATGCCAGTAGCGCCGCATATGCCGCCGCAGCCTACTTCAGGATTGTGGACAAAGGAGAAATACGCTGCTGTCTGGTGTCTGCAAGAACCAAGGTAGCGCCGATCAAACTGCTGTCGGTGCCCCGGTTGGAGCTACAAGCTGCTGTTATCGGCACGCGGCTCATGAAGTCGGTTCTCTCCAATCATACAGTTCCAGTCAATCGAACCGTATTATGGAGTGATTCTTCAACAGTCCTAAACTGGTTACGGTCGGACCCCCGAAACTACAAACAGTTTGTGGCGTTCCGGGTAACAGAAATCCTGGACGAAACGGAAATAAGCAATTGGAGGAAGGTGCCTACCAGGCTGAATGTTGCCGATGAAGCCACCAAGTGGGGACACGGCCCATGTTTCGACGAACATAGCAGGTGGTTCAAAGGTCCTGAGTTTTTGTATAAACCAGAATGTGATTGGCCAGCTGACGCAATAGAACCAACAACAACGGAAGAATTAAGAGCAGTTCATGTACTTCAGCAGATACCAGCACTTCCAGTGATCGAATTTGAACGTTTTTCGAAGTGGGAAAGATTAATCCGCACAGTGGCGTTTGTATTGCGGTTTGGTGACAAGCAGATGTATCGGGACAAATCAGGACCTCTCAGCAGTGAGGAGTTAAAGCGGGCGGAGACAGTCATATTCAGACTCATCCAAGGAACtgagtatctggaggaattgaaCATACTTCGCAAAAATGATGCCGCACAACCAGAACAGCATAAGCAAGTCCAGAAAAGCAGCCGTATCTTTAAGCTATCTCCATTCTTGGACCCCACCGGGGTAATTCGAATGCGTTCCCGCATTGCTGCAGCAGAATGCATTCCGAGTGAAGGTAAATTTCCCGTGATTCTGCCAAAGGATCATCATGCCACAAAGCTAATCATTAATTGGTATCATCGGAAGTACCGCCATGCCAACAACGAAACGGTGGTTAACGAGATTCGGCAGAGGTATCACGTTTCTGAATTGCGGACAACTGTCAAGAAGGTGGCCAGCAACTGCAACTGGTGCAAAGTATACAAATCCAAGCCCCAGATCCCACCAATGGGTCCTCTGCCCTCTGCACGACTAACACCGTATACGAGAGCTTTCACCTTTACAGGACTGGATTACTTCGGGCCAATATCTGTTCGCCGCGGTCGTGGATGCGTCAAAAGATGGGTTGCGCTTTTTACCTGTCTAGGAACCCGAGCAGTCCACTTAGAAATAGTCCACAGCCTGTCTGCAGAATCCTGCAAGATGGCAATTCGCAGGTTCATCGCCCGTAGAGGTTCGCCTCAGGAAATATATTCAGACCAAGGGACCAACTTTCAGGGTGCCAGCGCGGAGTTAAAACAACAGATGGAGATTACAAACCGAGATTTATCGGAAACCTTCACGAACGCAGAGACGCAATGGAAGATGAATCCTCCGTATGCTCCGCATATGGGAGGCATATGGGAAAGGCTCGTCCGCTCAGTCAAGACTGGCTTGGCGCACATGGAGTTGCCGAGAAATCCGGAAGAGGAAACGTTGGTTACAGCCCTTGCAGAGGTGGAGTCCATGGTAAATTCCCGCCCTCTGACATATCTACCGATCGACAGTGAGGAGAGCGCCGCCTTAACGCCAAACCACTTTTTACTGTTGAACTCTAGCGGAGTCGTTCAGCCATCGGTACGACCAACGGAGGAAAGTGAAGTTCTGCGGTCCAACTGGAAGCATGTTCAGATTATGCTGGACCGTTTTTGGGTGCGGTGGATTCGAGAATATCTACCTGTTATCGCTCGGCAGCCTAAATGGTTTGGAGAAGCCAAATCAATCAAAGTCGGAGATCTAGTCATCGTGGTAAATGAAGGCGTCAGAAACAGCTGGATCAGAGGAAGGATCACCCGAGTATTTCCTGGCCGCGACGGAAGAGTACGAAGTGCGGATGTACAAACAACTGCCGGTATCCTGCGACGACCGGCTACTAAGCTCGCCATCCTGGAAGTTGCCACGGAAGAAAGTACCGCTTAG